In Miscanthus floridulus cultivar M001 chromosome 5, ASM1932011v1, whole genome shotgun sequence, one genomic interval encodes:
- the LOC136450572 gene encoding zinc finger CCCH domain-containing protein 44-like isoform X2, whose amino-acid sequence MSDAEPPPAMEEAMRTTPDVVLGEGYKDIEAIEGQKDGGTCYVEGGNVIVADELVGISEDPNQPDVAKADEPEEGADVEGQTNGISAAVDLLTEVGAAVSSSTLVDDLMEVGMQTKEVSVAADDLIEVGGALVSSAEDRTAVAACLVNDDCNIVFTGGVHRSDDQTDQEFGGDSLDADVVAPLVNDAQDDSARMYMNVAANDHVHAQDQESPHLDVATALLNEVETELVEAGDHVVQDCANVDMQIQTGDDSEAERVGAIADTATDEEGKHMGEVTTTRDDSEKHDGAVGVDVPDERIQMSRGGLSGDDNEQKEVATADEDRVEEEGMQVDAVNITGDMVEEGRIAVEYIAGEAVNDEGGIDVPEEKAAHIDKAGNDIPEEEGLQMGGAGLIGNDNGLKEVVIADHDGVEENAILTKAAATTNDDDEDNKIVGEDVAEAVNDITGDDVPEEEAAHMDDDDDDDDDEPPPLVAKRGGGRRKRGRPSSKVQAVVKPSVKRKDEEEVCFICFDGGDLVICDRRGCPKAYHPSCVNRDDDFFKSKGRWNCGWHICSNCQKPARHMCYTCTFSLCKACMKDAKFSCIRENKGFCDTCMNTVMLIENREEAADPMEVDFDDKSSWWYLFKDYWLHLKTNLSLTVEEISAAKSQKSGELPDTNDEEVNSESSSGRHLENNTPKKRGRKRSKQAAIEESSEGKEGSRKSAKRGLSGIHDAQTSSGKKVRKLSRRSLSSQHSSKDSESVGTSTSSAEEANWASKELINFVYHARNGDKSVISQYDVQPLLLNYIKRNNLRDPRRKSHIICDSLLQSLFAKERVGHFEMLKLLESHFPTSEVSPIDADENHGGVVDPDPSQDADGNSEASVVMSSEKRRKSRKYDLRRQPNLDDYAAIDNHNIGLMYLRRNLMEELIGDVDTFDEKVVGSFVRIRIPGTGQRQDIYRLVQIVGTGKSAEKYKFGKRTTDITLEILNLDKREAVTIDIISNQEFTEEECKRLRQSIKYGFIPRLTVGEVQEKARVLQTLKVNDWIESEKMRLGHLRDRASDMGHRKELRECVEKLKLLSTPEERARRLNEEPEIHADPAMDPYYESPEEQEQEIERSSFNKSRGSFSRKDDNLVSPGKGDGRNAVQRDPKTNWESNRNTWAESSSHMESPLSRRSTFSSQGESAGYTSKSESPNIGAQTVKLEGITRSAPQESPGSSGAKTAPESAINDSEKIWLYMDPSNKIQGPFSIIQLRKWNSNGYFPPCLKIWKASEKQDDSILLTDALAGKFEKDLPPWEPPHVSLSQINKTPLEQSTIAGEQTPKSVVAKSFSSSDQRHDYSSTNLGTTMIHSGTQGYYGTQNSHAAYTSQQSLTGSWNATSSQFGVAVNPVTPTQPAMGSYSGQNIVAAENMGHLTPGMAPATANADLTSQNQILSSSPQTDDRLADGIESKSGEDVSHGRVSSSAEAIGQLGAQLGPAQLNTQQLEDTRNQMSSTDLSNSMMPSQMMSTPSAASVQPSLTTIAGSDNQSSGWAVPAQVANTPGQSQITGNMTWGNTPQGDASLGWGMMGQSNMNMPWVASAQGASGYNMGVAMPTQPNAVPNMGWLPNPGNTSMNMIWAATQGQGTPNAAAMMGGQMQGVAMAPWGSVAAGNANSYPAWGNQQAGNMNQNVGWSAPVHGNPGQANNNMNWNAPNGNPNWNNQQRENGGRHSGHRGAFSAGDSGGRSWKQHSGGDGGSRGHRVPAGLRGVCWTYLEKGNCWKVDCRYDHPTNTEGYPSRPDRHYERRYDNQNERNGRQFDRQPSDNERQHDRPDDMHGGRDDDRHDDRQAHRSQSREPR is encoded by the exons ATGTCCGACGCTGAGCCACCTCctgcaatggaggaggccatgcgGACAACCCCGGATGTTGTGCTAGGCGAGGGCTACAAGGATATTGAGGCTATTGAGGGTCAGAAGGATGGCGGAACTTGTTATGTTGAAGGTGGCAATGTTATAGTTGCAGATGAGCTCGTGGGGATTTCTGAAGACCCCAACCAACCCGATGTTGCTAAGGCTGACGAGCCAGAGGAGGGTGCTGATGTAGAGGGGCAAACAAATGGCATTAGTGCTGCTGTGGATCTTCTCACAGAGGTGGGTGCTGCTGTGTCATCCTCCACACTGGTGGATGATCTCATGGAGGTTGGCATGCAAACCAAGGAGGTTAGTGTTGCTGCGGATGATCTCATAGAGGTGGGTGGTGCCCTGGTATCATCCGCAGAGGATCGCACAGCGGTGGCTGCTTGCCTGGTTAATGATGACTGCAATATAGTTTTCACTGGAGGTGTGCATAGGTCGGATGACCAAACTGATCAGGAGTTTGGTGGTGACTCCCTTGACGCTGATGTGGTCGCTCCCTTGGTAAATGATGCACAAGATGACAGCGCGAGGATGTATATGAATGTTGCAGCTAATGATCACGTGCATGCTCAGGATCAGGAAAGCCCACATTTAGATGTGGCTACAGCTCTGTTAAATGAGGTGGAAACAGAGCTTGTGGAAGCTGGAGACCATGTTGTACAGGACTGCGCAAATGTGGATATGCAGATCCAAACTGGAGATGACAGCGAGGCAGAACGTGTTGGCGCTATTGCTGACACTGCCACAGATGAGGAGGGCAAGCACATGGGTGAAGTTACCACGACCAGAGATGATAGTGAGAAACATGATGGGGCAGTCGGTGTTGATGTGCCTGATGAGAGAATACAAATGAGTAGGGGTGGACTGTCTGGAGATGATAATGAGCAAAAGGAAGTTGCAACAGCTGATGAGGATCGTGTGGAAGAGGAAGGCATGCAGGTGGATGCAGTAAACATTACTGGAGACATGGTTGAGGAAGGCAGAATTGCTGTTGAATACATTGCAGGTGAAGCTGTAAATGACGAGGGTGGTATTGATGTCCCTGAAGAAAAGGCTGCTCATATAGACAAGGCTGGTAATGATATCCCTGAAGAAGAGGGTCTCCAAATGGGGGGAGCTGGCTTGATTGGCAATGATAATGGGCTGAAAGAGGTTGTGATAGCTGATCACGACGGAGTGGAAGAAAATGCCATACTGACGAAGGCAGCTGCCACaactaatgatgatgatgaagacaacAAAATTGTTGGTGAAGATGTTGCAGAAGCTGTCAATGACATAACTGGTGATGATGTCCCTGAAGAAGAGGCTGCGCATatggatgatgacgatgacgatgatgacgatgagcctCCTCCTTTAGTGGCAAAGAGAGGTGGAGGGCGTCGTAAGAGAGGCCGTCCATCTTCCAAGGTACAGGCTGTGGTGAAACCATCTGTAAAGaggaaggatgaggaggaggtctgcttcatttgctttgatggtggtgatcttgtgatttgtgatcgTAG GGGCTGCCCTAAAGCTTACCATCCTTCTTGTGTTAATCGCGATGATGACTTCTTCAAGTCAAAGGGTCGGTGGAACTGTG GGTGGCACATTTGTAGCAACTGTCAGAAACCTGCCCGCCATATGTGCTACACATGCACCTTTTCATTATGCAAGGCATGCATGAAGGATGCAAAGTTTAGCTGTATCAGAGAAAATAAGGGCTTTTGTGATACGTGCATGAACACTGTGATGTTGATAGAGAATAGAGAGGAGGCTGCGGACCCAATG GAGGTGGATTTTGATGACAAAAGCAGCTGGTGGTATTTGTTCAAGGACTATTGGTTACATTTGAAGACAAACTTGTCATTGACAGTTGAGGAAATATCAGCAGCCAAGTCTCAAAAGAGTGGAGAATTACCTGATACTAATGACGAAGAAGTTAATTCAGAGAGTTCATCAGGGCGTCATCTAGAAAACAATACACCAAAAAAGAGGGGAAGGAAGCGATCTAAACAAGCTGCCATCGAGGAGAGTTCTGAAGGAAAAGAGGGCAGTAGGAAATCTGCCAAACGAGGCCTGTCAGGCATTCATGATGCTCAGACTTCCTCAGGGAAAAAGGTTAGAAAATTGTCCAGGCGTTCTTTGAGCAGCCAGCATTCATCAAAAGACTCTGAAAGTGTTGGGACATCTACATCCTCAGCTGAAGAGGCCAACTGGGCTTCTAAGGAGCTCATAAACTTTGTATATCATGCGAGAAATGGTGATAAATCTGTGATCAGTCAGTATGACGTTCAACCCCTTTTACTTAACTATATCAAACGCAACAATCTGCGTGATCCTCGTCGGAAAAGCCATATAATTTGTGATTCTTTGCTCCAAAGTCTCTTCGCAAAAGAACGTGTTGGGCATTTTGAGATGCTTAAGCTTCTTGAATCACATTTTCCCACGAGTGAGGTTTCACCAATTGATGCTGATGAAAATCATGGTGGTGTAGTAGACCCTGATCCTAGTCAGGATGCTGATGGTAACAGTGAAGCTTCAGTTGTTATGagttcagaaaaaagaagaaaatcaCGTAAGTATGACCTGAGACGTCAGCCTAATCTTGATGACTATGCGGCAATAGATAACCATAACATTGGCTTAATGTACTTACGTCGCAACCTAATGGAAGAATTGATTGGTGATGTCGACACATTTGATGAGAAAGTTGTTGGATCATTTGTGAGAATAAGAATACCTGGTACAGGGCAAAGGCAAGACATTTATAGACTTGTACAAATTGTTG GGACGGGAAAATCTgcagaaaaatataaatttgggAAAAGGACTACTGATATAACGCTAGAGATACTAAACTTAGATAAGCGGGAGGCAGTAACTATTGACATAATCTCAAACCAGGAGTTCACTGAG GAGGAGTGCAAACGCTTGCGTCAAAGCATAAAGTATGGGTTCATTCCAAGACTGACAGTG GGAGAGGTTCAGGAGAAGGCAAGGGTTCTCCAAACTCTAAAAGTCAATGAT TGGATTGAAAGCGAAAAGATGCGACTTGGGCATCTTCGTGACCGTGCAAGTGATATGGGCCATAGAAAAGA GCTTAGGGAATGTGTAGAGAAGCTGAAATTGCTAAGCACTCCTGAGGAGCGTGCTCGTAGGCTGAATGAAGAACCTGAAATACATGCTGACCCTGCGATGGATCCATATTATGAATCTCCGGAGGAACAGGAGCAGGAAATTGAAAGAA GTAGCTTCAATAAGTCCAGAGGTTCTTTCTCGAGGAAAGATGATAATCTTGTGTCTCCAGGTAAAGGAGATGGTAGAAATGCTGTACAGCGAGATCCAAAAACTAACTGGGAATCTAATCGAAACACATGGGCTGAATCGAGTTCTCATATGGAATCACCCCTTTCACGGAGGTCCACATTTTCTTCTCAAGGTGAAAGTGCTGGTTATACAAGTAAATCAGAGAGCCCGAACATTGGTGCACAAACAGTTAAACTGGAAGGCATCACGCGCAGTGCTCCACAAGAGTCACCTGGTTCATCTGGGGCAAAAACTGCACCTGAATCAGCCATTAACGACTCTGAGAAGATCTGGCTGTACATGGATCCTTCTAATAAAATCCAAGGTCCTTTCTCAATCATACAGCTGCGGAAATGGAACAGCAATGGGTACTTCCCTCCTTGTTTGAAGATATGGAAAGCTAGTGAGAAGCAGGATGATTCCATTCTATTGACTGATGCTTTGGCAGGGAAGTTTGAGAAAGACCTTCCTCCATGGGAACCACCACATGTTAGTTTGTCTCAAATTAACAAAACCCCTCTTGAGCAAAGCACAATAGCTGGCGAACAAACTCCAAAATCAGTAGTTGCAAAGTCTTTCTCAAGTAGTGATCAAAGACATGATTATAGTTCAACAAACCTTGGAACAACCATGATACATTCGGGCACACAAGGTTATTATGGGACGCAAAATTCTCATGCAGCATACACAAGCCAACAATCTCTTACTGGAAGTTGGAATGCTACGTCTAGTCAGTTTGGGGTTGCAGTAAATCCTGTGACACCTACCCAGCCTGCCATGGGAAGCTATTCGGGACAAAATATTGTTGCTGCAGAAAATATGGGTCATTTAACTCCTGGAATGGCTCCTGCAACTGCAAATGCAGATTTGACCTCCCAGAACCAAATATTATCTTCTTCACCGCAAACGGATGACAGATTAGCTGATGGCATTGAATCCAAATCAGGAGAAGATGTTTCACATGGAAGAGTGAGCTCTTCAGCTGAAG CTATCGGACAACTGGGTGCACAGCTTGGACCAGCACAACTGAACACTCAGCAACTTGAAG ACACAAGAAACCAGATGTCATCAACTGATCTCTCCAACTCAATGATGCCATCGCAGATGATGTCAACACCATCTGCTGCATCAGTACAGCCTTCATTGACAACCATTGCTGGCAGTGATAATCAAAGCAGTGGGTGGGCTGTACCTGCACAAGTGGCGAACACACCTGGCCAATCTCAGATAACTGGAAACATGACCTGGGGAAATACACCTCAGGGTGATGCAAGCTTAGGTTGGGGAATGATGGGACAGAGCAACATGAATATGCCTTGGGTAGCATCAGCTCAAGGTGCTTCAGGCTACAACATGGGTGTAGCCATGCCAACGCAGCCAAATGCAGTTCCAAACATGGGTTGGTTACCAAATCCAGGAAACACCAGCATGAACATGATCTGGGCTGCAACTCAAGGCCAGGGGACTCCAAATGCGGCTGCTATGATGGGAGGTCAGATGCAAGGAGTCGCAATGGCCCCTTGGGGCAGTGTTGCAGCAGGAAATGCAAATTCTTATCCTGCCTGGGGAAACCAACAAGCTGGAAACATGAACCAAAACGTCGGCTGGAGTGCTCCTGTGCATGGAAATCCGGGTCAGGCAAATAACAACATGAACTGGAATGCACCAAATGGTAATCCTAATTGGAATAATCAGCAGAGAGAGAATGGGGGCAGACACTCTGGACACCGTGGTGCTTTTAGTGCTGGCGACTCAGGCGGAAGGTCATGGAAGCAACACTCTGGTGGTGATGGGGGGTCAAGAGGACATAGAGTACCTGCAGGTCTACGTGGAGTCTGCTGGACATATCTTGAAAAAGGGAACTGCTGGAAAGTTGACTGCAGATACGACCATCCAACAAACACAGAGGGATATCCATCCAGGCCTGATCGGCATTATGAGAGGCGATATGATAATCAAAATGAGAGAAATGGTCGACAGTTTGATAGGCAGCCTTCGGATAATGAAAGGCAGCATGATAGGCCTGATGACATGCATGGTGGCAGGGATGACGATAGGCATGATGACAGGCAGGCTCATAGGTCTCAGTCAAGAGAGCCGCGTTAG
- the LOC136450572 gene encoding zinc finger CCCH domain-containing protein 19-like isoform X1 — MSDAEPPPAMEEAMRTTPDVVLGEGYKDIEAIEGQKDGGTCYVEGGNVIVADELVGISEDPNQPDVAKADEPEEGADVEGQTNGISAAVDLLTEVGAAVSSSTLVDDLMEVGMQTKEVSVAADDLIEVGGALVSSAEDRTAVAACLVNDDCNIVFTGGVHRSDDQTDQEFGGDSLDADVVAPLVNDAQDDSARMYMNVAANDHVHAQDQESPHLDVATALLNEVETELVEAGDHVVQDCANVDMQIQTGDDSEAERVGAIADTATDEEGKHMGEVTTTRDDSEKHDGAVGVDVPDERIQMSRGGLSGDDNEQKEVATADEDRVEEEGMQVDAVNITGDMVEEGRIAVEYIAGEAVNDEGGIDVPEEKAAHIDKAGNDIPEEEGLQMGGAGLIGNDNGLKEVVIADHDGVEENAILTKAAATTNDDDEDNKIVGEDVAEAVNDITGDDVPEEEAAHMDDDDDDDDDEPPPLVAKRGGGRRKRGRPSSKVQAVVKPSVKRKDEEEVCFICFDGGDLVICDRRGCPKAYHPSCVNRDDDFFKSKGRWNCGWHICSNCQKPARHMCYTCTFSLCKACMKDAKFSCIRENKGFCDTCMNTVMLIENREEAADPMEVDFDDKSSWWYLFKDYWLHLKTNLSLTVEEISAAKSQKSGELPDTNDEEVNSESSSGRHLENNTPKKRGRKRSKQAAIEESSEGKEGSRKSAKRGLSGIHDAQTSSGKKVRKLSRRSLSSQHSSKDSESVGTSTSSAEEANWASKELINFVYHARNGDKSVISQYDVQPLLLNYIKRNNLRDPRRKSHIICDSLLQSLFAKERVGHFEMLKLLESHFPTSEVSPIDADENHGGVVDPDPSQDADGNSEASVVMSSEKRRKSRKYDLRRQPNLDDYAAIDNHNIGLMYLRRNLMEELIGDVDTFDEKVVGSFVRIRIPGTGQRQDIYRLVQIVGTGKSAEKYKFGKRTTDITLEILNLDKREAVTIDIISNQEFTEEECKRLRQSIKYGFIPRLTVVKLSLTYYECFLHIFVLFLHCFLLSNYLILQGEVQEKARVLQTLKVNDWIESEKMRLGHLRDRASDMGHRKELRECVEKLKLLSTPEERARRLNEEPEIHADPAMDPYYESPEEQEQEIERSSFNKSRGSFSRKDDNLVSPGKGDGRNAVQRDPKTNWESNRNTWAESSSHMESPLSRRSTFSSQGESAGYTSKSESPNIGAQTVKLEGITRSAPQESPGSSGAKTAPESAINDSEKIWLYMDPSNKIQGPFSIIQLRKWNSNGYFPPCLKIWKASEKQDDSILLTDALAGKFEKDLPPWEPPHVSLSQINKTPLEQSTIAGEQTPKSVVAKSFSSSDQRHDYSSTNLGTTMIHSGTQGYYGTQNSHAAYTSQQSLTGSWNATSSQFGVAVNPVTPTQPAMGSYSGQNIVAAENMGHLTPGMAPATANADLTSQNQILSSSPQTDDRLADGIESKSGEDVSHGRVSSSAEAIGQLGAQLGPAQLNTQQLEDTRNQMSSTDLSNSMMPSQMMSTPSAASVQPSLTTIAGSDNQSSGWAVPAQVANTPGQSQITGNMTWGNTPQGDASLGWGMMGQSNMNMPWVASAQGASGYNMGVAMPTQPNAVPNMGWLPNPGNTSMNMIWAATQGQGTPNAAAMMGGQMQGVAMAPWGSVAAGNANSYPAWGNQQAGNMNQNVGWSAPVHGNPGQANNNMNWNAPNGNPNWNNQQRENGGRHSGHRGAFSAGDSGGRSWKQHSGGDGGSRGHRVPAGLRGVCWTYLEKGNCWKVDCRYDHPTNTEGYPSRPDRHYERRYDNQNERNGRQFDRQPSDNERQHDRPDDMHGGRDDDRHDDRQAHRSQSREPR, encoded by the exons ATGTCCGACGCTGAGCCACCTCctgcaatggaggaggccatgcgGACAACCCCGGATGTTGTGCTAGGCGAGGGCTACAAGGATATTGAGGCTATTGAGGGTCAGAAGGATGGCGGAACTTGTTATGTTGAAGGTGGCAATGTTATAGTTGCAGATGAGCTCGTGGGGATTTCTGAAGACCCCAACCAACCCGATGTTGCTAAGGCTGACGAGCCAGAGGAGGGTGCTGATGTAGAGGGGCAAACAAATGGCATTAGTGCTGCTGTGGATCTTCTCACAGAGGTGGGTGCTGCTGTGTCATCCTCCACACTGGTGGATGATCTCATGGAGGTTGGCATGCAAACCAAGGAGGTTAGTGTTGCTGCGGATGATCTCATAGAGGTGGGTGGTGCCCTGGTATCATCCGCAGAGGATCGCACAGCGGTGGCTGCTTGCCTGGTTAATGATGACTGCAATATAGTTTTCACTGGAGGTGTGCATAGGTCGGATGACCAAACTGATCAGGAGTTTGGTGGTGACTCCCTTGACGCTGATGTGGTCGCTCCCTTGGTAAATGATGCACAAGATGACAGCGCGAGGATGTATATGAATGTTGCAGCTAATGATCACGTGCATGCTCAGGATCAGGAAAGCCCACATTTAGATGTGGCTACAGCTCTGTTAAATGAGGTGGAAACAGAGCTTGTGGAAGCTGGAGACCATGTTGTACAGGACTGCGCAAATGTGGATATGCAGATCCAAACTGGAGATGACAGCGAGGCAGAACGTGTTGGCGCTATTGCTGACACTGCCACAGATGAGGAGGGCAAGCACATGGGTGAAGTTACCACGACCAGAGATGATAGTGAGAAACATGATGGGGCAGTCGGTGTTGATGTGCCTGATGAGAGAATACAAATGAGTAGGGGTGGACTGTCTGGAGATGATAATGAGCAAAAGGAAGTTGCAACAGCTGATGAGGATCGTGTGGAAGAGGAAGGCATGCAGGTGGATGCAGTAAACATTACTGGAGACATGGTTGAGGAAGGCAGAATTGCTGTTGAATACATTGCAGGTGAAGCTGTAAATGACGAGGGTGGTATTGATGTCCCTGAAGAAAAGGCTGCTCATATAGACAAGGCTGGTAATGATATCCCTGAAGAAGAGGGTCTCCAAATGGGGGGAGCTGGCTTGATTGGCAATGATAATGGGCTGAAAGAGGTTGTGATAGCTGATCACGACGGAGTGGAAGAAAATGCCATACTGACGAAGGCAGCTGCCACaactaatgatgatgatgaagacaacAAAATTGTTGGTGAAGATGTTGCAGAAGCTGTCAATGACATAACTGGTGATGATGTCCCTGAAGAAGAGGCTGCGCATatggatgatgacgatgacgatgatgacgatgagcctCCTCCTTTAGTGGCAAAGAGAGGTGGAGGGCGTCGTAAGAGAGGCCGTCCATCTTCCAAGGTACAGGCTGTGGTGAAACCATCTGTAAAGaggaaggatgaggaggaggtctgcttcatttgctttgatggtggtgatcttgtgatttgtgatcgTAG GGGCTGCCCTAAAGCTTACCATCCTTCTTGTGTTAATCGCGATGATGACTTCTTCAAGTCAAAGGGTCGGTGGAACTGTG GGTGGCACATTTGTAGCAACTGTCAGAAACCTGCCCGCCATATGTGCTACACATGCACCTTTTCATTATGCAAGGCATGCATGAAGGATGCAAAGTTTAGCTGTATCAGAGAAAATAAGGGCTTTTGTGATACGTGCATGAACACTGTGATGTTGATAGAGAATAGAGAGGAGGCTGCGGACCCAATG GAGGTGGATTTTGATGACAAAAGCAGCTGGTGGTATTTGTTCAAGGACTATTGGTTACATTTGAAGACAAACTTGTCATTGACAGTTGAGGAAATATCAGCAGCCAAGTCTCAAAAGAGTGGAGAATTACCTGATACTAATGACGAAGAAGTTAATTCAGAGAGTTCATCAGGGCGTCATCTAGAAAACAATACACCAAAAAAGAGGGGAAGGAAGCGATCTAAACAAGCTGCCATCGAGGAGAGTTCTGAAGGAAAAGAGGGCAGTAGGAAATCTGCCAAACGAGGCCTGTCAGGCATTCATGATGCTCAGACTTCCTCAGGGAAAAAGGTTAGAAAATTGTCCAGGCGTTCTTTGAGCAGCCAGCATTCATCAAAAGACTCTGAAAGTGTTGGGACATCTACATCCTCAGCTGAAGAGGCCAACTGGGCTTCTAAGGAGCTCATAAACTTTGTATATCATGCGAGAAATGGTGATAAATCTGTGATCAGTCAGTATGACGTTCAACCCCTTTTACTTAACTATATCAAACGCAACAATCTGCGTGATCCTCGTCGGAAAAGCCATATAATTTGTGATTCTTTGCTCCAAAGTCTCTTCGCAAAAGAACGTGTTGGGCATTTTGAGATGCTTAAGCTTCTTGAATCACATTTTCCCACGAGTGAGGTTTCACCAATTGATGCTGATGAAAATCATGGTGGTGTAGTAGACCCTGATCCTAGTCAGGATGCTGATGGTAACAGTGAAGCTTCAGTTGTTATGagttcagaaaaaagaagaaaatcaCGTAAGTATGACCTGAGACGTCAGCCTAATCTTGATGACTATGCGGCAATAGATAACCATAACATTGGCTTAATGTACTTACGTCGCAACCTAATGGAAGAATTGATTGGTGATGTCGACACATTTGATGAGAAAGTTGTTGGATCATTTGTGAGAATAAGAATACCTGGTACAGGGCAAAGGCAAGACATTTATAGACTTGTACAAATTGTTG GGACGGGAAAATCTgcagaaaaatataaatttgggAAAAGGACTACTGATATAACGCTAGAGATACTAAACTTAGATAAGCGGGAGGCAGTAACTATTGACATAATCTCAAACCAGGAGTTCACTGAG GAGGAGTGCAAACGCTTGCGTCAAAGCATAAAGTATGGGTTCATTCCAAGACTGACAGTGGTAAAGTTATCATTAACTTATTATGAGTGTTTCTTGCACATTTTTGTGTTATTTCTGCACTGTTTTCTTTTGTCTAACTATCTTATCCTCCAGGGAGAGGTTCAGGAGAAGGCAAGGGTTCTCCAAACTCTAAAAGTCAATGAT TGGATTGAAAGCGAAAAGATGCGACTTGGGCATCTTCGTGACCGTGCAAGTGATATGGGCCATAGAAAAGA GCTTAGGGAATGTGTAGAGAAGCTGAAATTGCTAAGCACTCCTGAGGAGCGTGCTCGTAGGCTGAATGAAGAACCTGAAATACATGCTGACCCTGCGATGGATCCATATTATGAATCTCCGGAGGAACAGGAGCAGGAAATTGAAAGAA GTAGCTTCAATAAGTCCAGAGGTTCTTTCTCGAGGAAAGATGATAATCTTGTGTCTCCAGGTAAAGGAGATGGTAGAAATGCTGTACAGCGAGATCCAAAAACTAACTGGGAATCTAATCGAAACACATGGGCTGAATCGAGTTCTCATATGGAATCACCCCTTTCACGGAGGTCCACATTTTCTTCTCAAGGTGAAAGTGCTGGTTATACAAGTAAATCAGAGAGCCCGAACATTGGTGCACAAACAGTTAAACTGGAAGGCATCACGCGCAGTGCTCCACAAGAGTCACCTGGTTCATCTGGGGCAAAAACTGCACCTGAATCAGCCATTAACGACTCTGAGAAGATCTGGCTGTACATGGATCCTTCTAATAAAATCCAAGGTCCTTTCTCAATCATACAGCTGCGGAAATGGAACAGCAATGGGTACTTCCCTCCTTGTTTGAAGATATGGAAAGCTAGTGAGAAGCAGGATGATTCCATTCTATTGACTGATGCTTTGGCAGGGAAGTTTGAGAAAGACCTTCCTCCATGGGAACCACCACATGTTAGTTTGTCTCAAATTAACAAAACCCCTCTTGAGCAAAGCACAATAGCTGGCGAACAAACTCCAAAATCAGTAGTTGCAAAGTCTTTCTCAAGTAGTGATCAAAGACATGATTATAGTTCAACAAACCTTGGAACAACCATGATACATTCGGGCACACAAGGTTATTATGGGACGCAAAATTCTCATGCAGCATACACAAGCCAACAATCTCTTACTGGAAGTTGGAATGCTACGTCTAGTCAGTTTGGGGTTGCAGTAAATCCTGTGACACCTACCCAGCCTGCCATGGGAAGCTATTCGGGACAAAATATTGTTGCTGCAGAAAATATGGGTCATTTAACTCCTGGAATGGCTCCTGCAACTGCAAATGCAGATTTGACCTCCCAGAACCAAATATTATCTTCTTCACCGCAAACGGATGACAGATTAGCTGATGGCATTGAATCCAAATCAGGAGAAGATGTTTCACATGGAAGAGTGAGCTCTTCAGCTGAAG CTATCGGACAACTGGGTGCACAGCTTGGACCAGCACAACTGAACACTCAGCAACTTGAAG ACACAAGAAACCAGATGTCATCAACTGATCTCTCCAACTCAATGATGCCATCGCAGATGATGTCAACACCATCTGCTGCATCAGTACAGCCTTCATTGACAACCATTGCTGGCAGTGATAATCAAAGCAGTGGGTGGGCTGTACCTGCACAAGTGGCGAACACACCTGGCCAATCTCAGATAACTGGAAACATGACCTGGGGAAATACACCTCAGGGTGATGCAAGCTTAGGTTGGGGAATGATGGGACAGAGCAACATGAATATGCCTTGGGTAGCATCAGCTCAAGGTGCTTCAGGCTACAACATGGGTGTAGCCATGCCAACGCAGCCAAATGCAGTTCCAAACATGGGTTGGTTACCAAATCCAGGAAACACCAGCATGAACATGATCTGGGCTGCAACTCAAGGCCAGGGGACTCCAAATGCGGCTGCTATGATGGGAGGTCAGATGCAAGGAGTCGCAATGGCCCCTTGGGGCAGTGTTGCAGCAGGAAATGCAAATTCTTATCCTGCCTGGGGAAACCAACAAGCTGGAAACATGAACCAAAACGTCGGCTGGAGTGCTCCTGTGCATGGAAATCCGGGTCAGGCAAATAACAACATGAACTGGAATGCACCAAATGGTAATCCTAATTGGAATAATCAGCAGAGAGAGAATGGGGGCAGACACTCTGGACACCGTGGTGCTTTTAGTGCTGGCGACTCAGGCGGAAGGTCATGGAAGCAACACTCTGGTGGTGATGGGGGGTCAAGAGGACATAGAGTACCTGCAGGTCTACGTGGAGTCTGCTGGACATATCTTGAAAAAGGGAACTGCTGGAAAGTTGACTGCAGATACGACCATCCAACAAACACAGAGGGATATCCATCCAGGCCTGATCGGCATTATGAGAGGCGATATGATAATCAAAATGAGAGAAATGGTCGACAGTTTGATAGGCAGCCTTCGGATAATGAAAGGCAGCATGATAGGCCTGATGACATGCATGGTGGCAGGGATGACGATAGGCATGATGACAGGCAGGCTCATAGGTCTCAGTCAAGAGAGCCGCGTTAG